actgtgaaaatttccttgctctgttaaacatcatttgggaaatatttaaaaaagaaaaaaaaaaatcaaaggggggcttagaaaagtcttatttgttttttgtgctACAATattagcagtttttaatttttaaaaaaacattttaaggtcaaaattattagcccctttaagctaatttgtttttcgactgtacagaacaaaccatcgttatactgtaacttgcctaattaccataacctgcctagttaacctaattaacctagttaagcctttaaatgtcactatatatataattgttttattgtgaaattatatataaataattttttttcagcaaaacaTCAAGCAgcacatttgcttttattttttaagatttttggATGAATATTGTTTCtacattttacatgtttttagtGTCAGATTTGATCAATTTAGTGAATCAATGATGAACAAACATTTTGTTTCTGTTGGGAAAAGTATTTTTGTTTGGaagttaatatatattatatattccaaATACTTAATATTGCTTGTCACATAAGTGTTTTACACCATGAACTTTGTAACTTTCAGAATGAATCTGTCCTAAAAACACTGTTCACCTCTAAATCGTCATTAAATTGGTTGTCCCGGTACTGCCAGCGTGCTTGAACTATGACCCCTGTGGAGAGAACCAGGGCCACCAGGACAACAGTGTTCCACAACTGTTGGAGATATTTCTGGACAAAACATGAACAGAAAAGACGTTTTTCTCCATGCTGAAAAATGTAAATAGTCAGTAATTTATCTACATGTGACATATAATGTGACGACTGGCTGCTGAGTTATTAGGAAATAATGTTCACCAGAAGTGGTGATGTGTCCATGTCACAAAGAAAATGGCCGTTACACCATGGGtgcacattattttttaataaatcaaaaaaacATGAAATCTCATGACCAATAAAAGACATAACTTcatgttttaaaactttaaaacttaCAAAATTACAGTGTTGCTGTAAAATGGAGTAGTCTGGCTAAATGACATCTTCACTATTTTATGTtgaattaggcaaggcaagtttatttatttagcatttttcaaacacaatggtaattcaaagtgctttacataacaaagaataaaaaggaacaagaataaaaaataaaaacaacagattaaaaactattaaaacatattaaactgTGTTAAaatctgtgtttgtttttttaaaaagacaagcAAATTTCTTTTTTGAACTACTACTACTGTTCCTTTTCTAGAAAACATCCATAAACCAATCATAATCAAGCATTCAAAATCTCCCTAGTATAAgcattagggatgctccgatcaatcGGCATCGACCGTTAATCACATTTTATGGCTCGATCGGTACTCACCAATCTAGCCCATCTCATGAACTGATTGCAGGTGTTTGTTTACGGTCTCATCCAACCGTATGAGCTCTGCCTGAAGTCTCGTGCATATTCATAACGGCTCTGTGACGCCTGCGAATTAGATAAAATACCCCGGAAATCATGTAGACGAGGGTGAATTTTAGCTAGAGAACAGATCGCATAAGGCACggtgattacatttacattactaagcattacatttgttaggttaaTGAATAGCTAATGAATAGCACAGTAAAGATATGTCGAGGGCACATCCCAGCTCTCTTACTGAGCGATCGAGCTGCTGTGAGGCTGCAGTCACAGATGTACAGTGCATCTGTAAAGTATTTATAGAGCTTCActatttccacatttttttatgttacagccttattccaaaatggattaaattgatttatttcctcaaaattctacacacaataccccataatgacaatgtgaaaaaaagagttttttaaattgttgcaaatttattaaaaataaaaaacctaaaaaaaatcacatgtgtATAGGTATTCATGGCCTTTGCTCATtaatttgttgatgcaccttttgcACAGCCTCAATTCTTTTTGAACATGATGCCACCAGCATGGCACACCTTTTTTGGGGAATTTTTGACTATTTCTCTTTACAGTACCtgtcaagctctatcaggttggatgggaagtgatggtgtacagccattttcagatctctccagagatgttcaataggatttaggtctgggctctgactgggccacttaaggacattcgccgagttgttgtgaagccagtccattgatattttggcagtgtgctttgggtcattgtcgccccagtctgaggtcaagagcactctgaagcaggttttcattcaggatgtctctgtaaattgctgcattcatctttcctgactagtcttctagttcctgccgctgaaaaacatccccacaggaTGATGCTGCCAGCCTGCCACcaacatgcttcactgtagggatggtattagcctggcgatgagcagtgcctgattttctccaaacataatggctggcattcactccaaagagatcaattttagtctcatcagaccaaagaattttgtttcttagggtctgagagtccttcagatgccttttgacaaattccaggtggggagtggcttctgtgtggccactctaccatacaggcctgattagtggattgctgcacaaatggttgtccttctgtaaggttctcctccctccacagaagaacgctggagctcagacagagtgaccatcgggttattgatcacctccctgactaaggcccttctcccccgatcacaccgcttagatggccggccagctctaggaagagtcctggtggttccaaacatcttccactcacggatgatggaggcccctgtgcttattggaactttcagagcagcagaaatttttctgtaaccttccccagctttgtgcctcgagacaatcctgtcttggaggtctacagacaattcctttgacttcatacttggtttgtgctttgacatgcactgtcaaccctgggaccttatatagacaggtgtatgccttttcaaatcatgtccaatcaactgaatttaccacaggtgaactccatttaagctgctgaaacatctcaagaatgatcagtggaaacggaatgtacctgagctcaatttagagcttcacggcaaaggctgtgaatactgatgtacatgtgatttttcaggttttttatttttaataaattttcaacaatttcaaaaaatcttttttcacattgtcattatagggtattgtgtgaagaattttgaggaaaaaaattaatttaatccattttggtatAAGGCTGTAAGATAAATTGTGTGCACTGCATTTTGTATAAATAcatatgtatttactgtatagttgtgcattttaacttcttttgCATCAAGTATGCGCTCCAGGgagtgctttatgcattataaaacttgaagcattagaatcggtactctgtatcagctGATCACTATCACAAGCAATTGGTATTCgatatcggctgcaaaaatccggatcagagcatccctaataaGCATTATTAAGAAACATAAGACGATTACATAACCGTGCTAAAATATCTTCAGCCAAGTTATTATGGTAACCCTGGATGACATGAAATGTTTTTACCTGGACCTGAGAGTTGGTCTCCCCAGTGCAGATGACCCCTTGCCATTCCCCGTACAAGCCTCCTCTTGAACGACCGCAGCTGGACCACAGGGTCAAGGTGGCCCCCTTTGACACCACACACAGAAATatcacacacttacactaatGAACCGTGAGAGTGAAACTGTGCTGCTTATTAGAACTAAAACCATACCAGGCTGTCTTGTAGAAAAGACTTGTAAGTTATTTTTGCTGTCGCACGAAGGCCCCTGATTGAATAAACATACCAAAAGACACATTTTAAAATCCAGTTAATTAAGAAAACTGATGATTTAATGGATTTAATGGCTGAATATTACCTGAGAAGAGCTCCGATGAGCTTAGTGACATTTTCTGATGTCTGAATGACAATGATTGGTTTTGAGAGGACCTGAGAGAGATCCATCTGCAGCGGAAGaacagttttctttttaaaaaataaaaggaaaatcattaaagggatagttcatgccgAAAATAAAATTTGCTCTCTATTTAGTCAAAtttaagtggttccaaagctttatgagaTTCTTAAATACAAAAGATGATATTATGAATAAAGATGATAACTTctacccattgactttcatagaaggaaaaataaatactatggaagtcaatggttacaggttttcagctttcttcaaaatatcttcttttgtgttcaacagatttggaacaagtaaagggtgattaaatgatgacagaaatgttgGTGTattggtgaactatctctttaaagctTTAATGAACAGAACAGCAAAGCCCTCACCTCTCGGACAGTGTTCTGGTTTAAAGCCAGTATGATCAAAGCAGACGCACCCAAAACAAGAGCCCGCTTCATCTATAGAGAAGAGAGTTTGATCAGTACTACCTTAAAGAGTTTTTAGTGTACACAATCATAATTTTTAAATACCTTATTAACCATAGATGCAGCAAAGGACTCCTGGTTGCTGTTGCTGGAAACTGTGCCTTCCTCCATCTGAACAGGTACCACTCCTATCCAAGGGTTTGGATCCTTTCCATCATTGCTTTCACTGTTGCTTTTAAGAGCTTCATCCTTTACCTGTCATGGCAAAACAGAAGAATGTTAATGATGGCTTTGGACAACAACAAGCTTACTTAATACTCGCTTTCA
This Danio aesculapii chromosome 5, fDanAes4.1, whole genome shotgun sequence DNA region includes the following protein-coding sequences:
- the rnf215 gene encoding RING finger protein 215 isoform X2 — protein: MGALACLSAVCWLWFCPLVSSEQVAFVEVFLEDHQHILQGEVVQGSLENDPMDNHSKKKHGLKGELILVKDEALKSNSESNDGKDPNPWIGVVPVQMEEGTVSSNSNQESFAASMVNKMKRALVLGASALIILALNQNTVREMDLSQVLSKPIIVIQTSENVTKLIGALLRGLRATAKITYKSFLQDSLGATLTLWSSCGRSRGGLYGEWQGVICTGETNSQVQKYLQQLWNTVVLVALVLSTGVIVQARWQYRDNQFNDDLESNLKQDILKRLSALKTRTYRQPKVRCDPTQTQTMETDSCAVCLEQYNNNQCLRVLPCLHEFHRDCVDPWLLLQQTCPLCKRSVLGNFY
- the rnf215 gene encoding RING finger protein 215 isoform X1 is translated as MGALACLSAVCWLWFCPLVSSEQVAFVEVFLEDHQHILQGEVVQGSLENDPMDNHSKKKHGLKGELILVKDEALKSNSESNDGKDPNPWIGVVPVQMEEGTVSSNSNQESFAASMVNKMKRALVLGASALIILALNQNTVREKTVLPLQMDLSQVLSKPIIVIQTSENVTKLIGALLRGLRATAKITYKSFLQDSLGATLTLWSSCGRSRGGLYGEWQGVICTGETNSQVQKYLQQLWNTVVLVALVLSTGVIVQARWQYRDNQFNDDLESNLKQDILKRLSALKTRTYRQPKVRCDPTQTQTMETDSCAVCLEQYNNNQCLRVLPCLHEFHRDCVDPWLLLQQTCPLCKRSVLGNFY